The genomic window ATTCGCCACCGAGACCCGGGAAGAATTGTTCTATGACAAGGCCAGGCTTCTGGAAAACGGCGAGCGATGGGAAGCCGAGATTGCCCGCAATCTGGAACTGGATGCGCCCTACAGATGAGTGACAGCCCCCCAAACCCGTTCGAGGCGATGTTCGCCCAGACCCAGGAAATGGCCCAGGATTGGGTCAAGGCGATGAATCCGGCCATGGCGCATTTCACACCCCAGGGCTTTGACAAAATCTGGCCCACGATCCCCTCCGAGGTGCTGGAGGCGTTCTGGGGCAAGCAGTTCAACCCCGACGGGCTGGATGCGAAAACCCGGCTGCTGCTGACCTTGCAGGGCCTGACCATTCAGGGCGCCGTGGCCGAGCCGCAGATCCGCCTGACCGTGCGCCACGCGGTCGAGGCCGGGGCCAGCAAGCAGGAGATTGCCGAGACCATCGGTCACGCAGCGGTCTTTGCCGGTGTGCCCGCGATGAACAAGGCGATGGAATGGGCCAAATCCGCCATCGACGAGGCTGAGGAATAACCCATGGGCATTGCCGATTTCACCTTCTATGTCTTTGCGATCACGGTTGTGACGGCCGCGCTTTTCGTCGTGGTGTCACGCAATCCGGTGCATTCGGTCTTGTGGCTGATCCTGTGCTTTTTGTCCTCGGCCGGTCTGTTCGTGCTGTTGGGGGCCGAATTTGTCGCGATGCTGCTGATCATCGTCTATGTGGGCGCGGTGGCGGTGTTGTTCCTGTTCGTGGTGATGATGCTGGATGTGGATTTCGCCGAGTTGAAGGCGGAAATGGCAAAATATGTGCCGCTTGCCGGGCTGATCGGTGTTGTGCTGCTGATGCAGCTTACGATGGCTTTTGGCACCTGGCAGTTTTCTGACGGGATCGACGCGCGGCTGGGCAATCCGATCCCGCCGATGGACGAGGTTCATAACGCCCGGGCTTTGGGGCTTCTGCTCTATGACAAGTATTTCCTGCTGTTCCAGCTGGCCGGTCTGATCCTGCTGGTGGCGATGATCGGGGCGATTGTGCTGACACTGCGCCACCGTCAGGACATCAAGCGCCAGAACGTGATCGCCCAGATGATGCGCGACCCGGCCAAGGCGATGGAACTCAAAGACGTGAAACCGGGGCAGGGGTTGTAAGACCTCGCCTGCCGCCCATAAGCGGCAAAGCTGAATGAACATTTGGGGTCGAGCGATGCGCCCCGGAGGGACGAGATGAGTATCGGACTGGAACATTACCTGACAGTGGCCGCCGCGCTGTTCGTCATCGGCATTTTCGGGATTTTCCTGAACCGCAAGAACGTCATCATCATTCTGATGTCGATCGAACTGGTGCTGTTGTCGGTGAATATCAACTTCATCGCGTTTTCCAGCTTTCTGGGTGATCAGACCGGCCAGATCTTCACCCTGTTCGTGCTGACCGTTGCCGCCGCCGAGGCCGCCATCGGCTTGGCCATTCTGGTCTGTTTCTTCCGCAACCGCGGCACGATTGCGGTGGAAGATGTCAATGTGATGAAGGGCTAGCGCGCCATGGAAACGATCCTTTTATTCGCGCCACTGGTCGGGGCCCTGATCTGCGGGTTTTCCTGGCGCCTGATCGGAGAGCAGGGGGCCTGCATCACCGCGACCGTTTTTTTGTTCGCATCCTGCCTGCTAAGCTGGATCGTGTTTCTGGGCTTTGACGGGGAAACCGTCATTCACCCGCTTTTTGCCTGGATCGAAAGCGGCTCACTGGCCGTCGACTGGGCCATTCGCATCGACCGTCTGACCGCGATCATGCTGATCGTGATCACCACGGTGTCGGCCCTGGTCCATCTCTACAGCTTTGGCTACATGGCCCATGACGATCATTTCAAAGAGGGGGAAAGCTATCGCCCCCGGTTCTTTGCCTATCTGTCCTTCTTCACCTTCACGATGCTGATGCTGGTGACCGCTGACAACCTGCTTCAGCTGTTCTTCGGCTGGGAAGGGGTGGGTGTCGCCTCCTATCTTTTGATCGGATTCTATTATCGCAAACCCTCTGCCGGGGCGGCGGCGATGAAAGCGTTTATCGTCAACCGGGTCGGGGATTTCGGCTTCCTGCTGGGTATTTTCGCGCTGTTCTGGATGGCCGACAGCATCAGTTTCGATGTGATCCTGTCCAAGGGGCCGGAACTGGCGGAAACCACATTCGGGTTTCTGGGCTATGAGGTGAACGCGGCCAACACGATTGGCATGCTGCTGTTTATCGGCGCGATGGGGAAATCGGCGCAACTGTTCCTGCACACCTGGCTGCCCGACGCGATGGAGGGCCCGACACCGGTTTCCGCCCTGATCCACGCGGCCACCATGGTCACTGCGGGTGTGTTTCTGGTCTGCCGGATGTCGCCCATTCTGGAATACGCGCCGTTCGCGACGAATTTCATCATCATTCTGGGGGCCGCCACGGCGTTTTTCGCGGCCACAATCGGGCTTGTGCAGAATGATATCAAACGGGTGATCGCCTATTCGACCTGCTCGCAACTGGGCTATATGTTCGTGGCGGCGGGTGTCGGCGTCTATTCGGTGGCCATGTTCCACCTGCTGACCCATGCGTTTTTCAAGGCGATGCTGTTTCTGGGCGCAGGTTCGGTCATTCATGCGATGCATCATGAACAGGATATGCGGAACTACGGGGGGTTGCGGAAAAAGATTCCCTATACCTTTGCCGCCATGCTGGTGGGTACGCTGGCAATCACCGGTGTGGGCATTCCGCTGACCCATATCGGTTTTGCCGGGTTCTTCTCGAAAGATGCTGTGATCGAAAGCGCCTTTGCCTTTGGCGACGGGCTTGGCGCCTATGCGTTCTGGATGCTGGTGATCGCGGCGGCCTTCACCAGTTTCTATAGCTGGCGGCTGATCTTCATGACTTTCTTCGGCACGGCGCGGGGTGACAAACATACCCATGACCATGCCCATGAAAGCCCCTGGACCATGCTGGCCCCGCTTGGGGTGCTGGCCCTTGGGGCCACATTCTCGGGCTTTGTCTGGTATAACAGCTTTTTCGGCCATACCGATCATGTGGCGGAGTTCTTTGGTGTCTCTTACGCCGAGGCCGGGCATCACGGGGAAGAGGATGCGCATGGCGCGGCACAGGACAGCCATGGCGCGGAGGACAGCCATGCGGATGCGTCTTCTGAGGCCCCCCATGATGGGGAGGCTGATGCCCATGCCGCTGAGGCCGCCCATGGCGAAGATTCTGGCCATGGCGAAGAGGGGGAGCATCACTATGTCTTCACCGGCGCGCCGGGGGAAGGGGCGATCCATATGGCGCCCGATAACACCGTGATGAACATGGCCCATGAAGTGCCGAAATGGGTGAAACTTTCCCCCTTCATTGCGATGATTGCCGGGCTGGTTGTGGCGATTCAGTTCTATCTGGTGGCCCCGGGCCTTCCGGGCAGATGGGCCGAGGTCATGCGCCCGCTTTATCTGTTCCTGCTGAACAAATGGTATTTTGACGAAATCTATGACGCCGTCTTTGTCCGCCCTGCCCGGTGGCTGGGCCGGTTCCTGTGGAAACGCGGCGATGGCGATGTGATTGATGGCGGCATCAACGGGCTGGCGATGGGGATCATCCCCTTCTTTACCCGGCTCGCCGGGCGGGCCCAGTCAGGTTATATCTTCCATTATGCCTTTGCGATGGTCCTGGGGATCGTGATCCTGATCACCTGGGCCTCCCTGTCGGTCGGGGGTTAAGAGAGCAGTATGGATTTCAATTCCCTTCTTTCCGTTGTGACCTTCATCCCCCTGGTGGCGGCGCTGATCATGGCGTTGTTCCTGCGCGGGGATGATGACGCGGCGCAATCAAATGCCAAATGGCTGGCCCTTCTGGCCACTGGTGCGACCTTTTTGCTGTCTTTGTCCATCCTCTGGGAATTCGACGCCGGTGAGACCGGGTTTCAACTGGTCGAGGAACATGACTGGCTGTTCGGCCTGACCTATAAGCTGGGCGTGGACGGGATCAGCGTGTTGTTCGTGATGCTGACAACCTTCCTGATGCCGCTTGTCATCGCCGCCTGCTGGGATGTGACGCACCGGGTCAAGGAATACATGATCGCGCTGCTGATCCTGGAAACGCTGATGATCGGTGTTTTCGTGGCGCTGGATCTGGTGCTGTTCTATCTGTTCTTCGAGGCGGGGCTGATCCCGATGTTCCTGATCATCGGTATCTGGGGTGGCAAGAACCGGATCTATGCGAGCTTCAAGTTCTTTCTCTATACCTTCCTCGGCTCGGTTCTGATGCTGGTCGCGATGATCGCGATGTATGTGGATGCGGGCACCACGGATATCGCGACCCTGCTGACCCATCAGTTCAGTGCCGGGCCGATCACCCTGCTTGGCTGGCAGATTGCAGGCGGCATGCAGATGCTGCTCTGGCTGGCCTTCTTCGCCTCATTCGCGGTGAAGATGCCGATGTGGCCGGTCCATACCTGGCTGCCCGATGCCCATGTGCAGGCGCCCACGGCGGGGTCTGTCGTGCTGGCGGCGATCCTGCTGAAAATGGGTGGCTACGGGTTTCTGCGCTTCTCGCTGCCGATGTTCCCGGTGGCGTCCGACATCATGGCGCCGTTTGTCATGTGGCTGTCGGTCATTGCCATCATCTACACCTCGCTGGTGGCGATGGTGCAGGAGGATATGAAAAAGCTGATCGCCTATTCCTCGGTCGCCCATATGGGCTTTGTCACCATGGGCATCTTCGCGGCCAATCAACAGGGTGTCGACGGGGCGATTTTCCAGATGATCAGCCACGGCTTTGTCTCGGGCGCGCTGTTTCTGTGCGTGGGTGTGATCTATGACCGGATGCACACCCGGGAGATCACCGCCTATGGCGGGCTGGTCACCCGGATGCCGGCCTATGCGGCGGTCTTCATGCTGTTCACCATGGCCAATGTGGGCCTGCCCGGCACCTCGGGTTTTGTCGGCGAATTCCTGACGCTGATCGGCGTCTTTCAGGTCAACACCTGGATCGGGGTTCTGGCCGCAACCGGTGTGATCCTGTCGGCGGGCTATGCGCTCTGGCTTTACCGCCGGGTGGTGTTCGGCGATCTGATCAAGGAGAGCCTGAAATCCATCACCGATATGACAGGTCGCGAGCGCGCGATTTTTGCGCCCCTGATCGTCATGACCCTTCTGTTGGGCGTCTATCCCAGCCTTGTGACCGATATCATCGGCCCCTCGGTCGAGATGCTTTTGACCAATTACGATTTTGCGCTGGTACATCACGTGCCCGATGCGCAAGTCGCCAGCCATTGAGGTAACGCCATGATCGGTACGGATCTGTCCATTCTGATCCCCGAGATCGTTCTGGCCATCTATGCGATGGCCGGGCTTCTGGCAGCGGTCTATACCCGCAAGGACGGGCTGGCCTCGATGCTGACCTATGTCACGGCGCTGCTGTTCGTGGCCATGGCCTTCTATATCGGGGTCAGCGGCGGGTCCGGCACGCGCATCGCCTTTGACGGTATGTTCATTGCGGACGGCTTTGCGCGGTTTGCCAAATGCGCCATCCTTCTGGCCGCCGCCGCGGTCTTGCTGATCAGTCATGATTACATGGCGAAGTCCGATCTGCTTCGGTTCGAGTTTCCAATTCTGGTCACACTTGCGGTCATCGGCATGATGGTCATGGTCTCGGCAGGCGATCTGATGGCCCTTTATATGGGGTTGGAGCTGCAATCCCTGTCGCTTTACGTGATCGCAGCCCTGCGTCGTGACAGTGTGCGGTCGACCGAGGCGGGGCTGAAATATTTCATTCTTGGCGCCTTGTCTTCCGGCCTGCTGCTTTATGGGGCATCGCTGATCTATGGTTTTGCAGGCACCACGCTGTTTTCCGGTATTATCGAGACGGCCATGGATGGCGAATTGCCGATCGGCCTGCTGATCGGTCTTGTGTTCCTGATCACCGGGCTTGCGTTCAAGATTTCCGCCGTGCCGTTCCATATGTGGGCGCCGGATGTCTATGAAGGCTCCCCCACGGCGGTGACGGCGCTGTTTGCGACCGCGCCCAAGGTCGCGGCGATGGCGCTGTTCGCGCGGGTGATGCATGACGCCTTTGGCAATGCGGTGGCCGACTGGCAGCAGGTTCTGGCGGCACTGGCGGTTCTGTCGATGTTCCTGGGCGCCATCGCGGCCATCGGCCAGACCGATATCAAACGCCTGATGGCCTATTCCTCGATCTCGCATATGGGGTTTGCGCTGATGGGTCTAGCGGCGGGCACCGAACAGGGCGTGACCGCCATGCTGGTCTATATGGCGATCTATGTGACGATGAATGTCGGCAGCTTCGCCTTCATCCTGACGATGGAGAAAGACGGCCACCCGGTCACTGATATCTCGGCGCTCAAGAATTTCTCGGCGAAAGAGCCGCTGAAGGCGCTGGCGCTGCTGCTGCTGATGTTCAGCCTTGCGGGTGTGCCGCCGCTTCTGGGCTTTTTCGGGAAATACGCCGTGCTTCTGGCGGCGGTGGATGCGGGGCTGATCTGGCTGGCGGTGGCCGGTGTGATCGCCTCGGTGATCGGGGCGTTCTATTACCTGCGCATCGTCTATTTCATGTATTTCGGGGAAGAGGTTGACGGGCTGGATGGCAAAATGGGGCCGCTGCCCTGGGCCGGTCTGATGGTGTCAGCGGCGATCATGCTGCTTGGGGTGATCAACCTGTTCGGCATTGATGGTCTGGCCGAAGCCGCTGCTGCAACACTTGTCCGTTAAAATCCCAGACTGGCCGGACGGCATTGGCCGCCGGAGGCTGGCCGAGACGGACAGCACAATGGCCGAAGCCGCGCGGCTGGCGCCCACCCTTGCCGGGCCTGAATGGGTTCTGGCCCTGTCCCAAACCGCGGCCAAAGGCCGTCGCGGGCGGCATTGGGTGATGCTTGAGGGGAATTTCGCAGCCTCACTTGTGATGCGCCCCGAGGGTGGTGGCCCGGCAGAGGCGGCTTTGCGGTCCTTCGTGGCCTCGCTCGCGCTCAGGGAGGCGTTTCTGGCCGCAGGCGCCGCCGATCAGGCAATCAGCCTGAAATGGCCCAATGATGTGCTGCTGAATGGCGGCAAGGTGGCGGGTATCCTGCTGGAAAGCCATGGGGCGGGCAGGGGGCTGTCGCATCTGGTGATCGGTATCGGGGTCAATCTGGCCGCGGCCCCTGACCCATCCGATGTCGAACCCCGTGCCACCCCACCGGTGAGCCTGAAAGCGGATACCGGTATCGAGATCACGCCGGAGCCGTTTCTGACCCTTCTGGCCAGCGCCTTCGCCCGGATCGAGGCGCAGTTCATCACCTATGGGTTTGCCCCGATCCGCACCGAATGGCTGGCCCATGCGGCGCGTCTGG from Rhodophyticola sp. CCM32 includes these protein-coding regions:
- the nuoK gene encoding NADH-quinone oxidoreductase subunit NuoK translates to MSIGLEHYLTVAAALFVIGIFGIFLNRKNVIIILMSIELVLLSVNINFIAFSSFLGDQTGQIFTLFVLTVAAAEAAIGLAILVCFFRNRGTIAVEDVNVMKG
- a CDS encoding NADH-quinone oxidoreductase subunit J, giving the protein MADFTFYVFAITVVTAALFVVVSRNPVHSVLWLILCFLSSAGLFVLLGAEFVAMLLIIVYVGAVAVLFLFVVMMLDVDFAELKAEMAKYVPLAGLIGVVLLMQLTMAFGTWQFSDGIDARLGNPIPPMDEVHNARALGLLLYDKYFLLFQLAGLILLVAMIGAIVLTLRHRQDIKRQNVIAQMMRDPAKAMELKDVKPGQGL
- a CDS encoding NADH-quinone oxidoreductase subunit M, with product MDFNSLLSVVTFIPLVAALIMALFLRGDDDAAQSNAKWLALLATGATFLLSLSILWEFDAGETGFQLVEEHDWLFGLTYKLGVDGISVLFVMLTTFLMPLVIAACWDVTHRVKEYMIALLILETLMIGVFVALDLVLFYLFFEAGLIPMFLIIGIWGGKNRIYASFKFFLYTFLGSVLMLVAMIAMYVDAGTTDIATLLTHQFSAGPITLLGWQIAGGMQMLLWLAFFASFAVKMPMWPVHTWLPDAHVQAPTAGSVVLAAILLKMGGYGFLRFSLPMFPVASDIMAPFVMWLSVIAIIYTSLVAMVQEDMKKLIAYSSVAHMGFVTMGIFAANQQGVDGAIFQMISHGFVSGALFLCVGVIYDRMHTREITAYGGLVTRMPAYAAVFMLFTMANVGLPGTSGFVGEFLTLIGVFQVNTWIGVLAATGVILSAGYALWLYRRVVFGDLIKESLKSITDMTGRERAIFAPLIVMTLLLGVYPSLVTDIIGPSVEMLLTNYDFALVHHVPDAQVASH
- a CDS encoding biotin--[acetyl-CoA-carboxylase] ligase, whose protein sequence is MPDWPDGIGRRRLAETDSTMAEAARLAPTLAGPEWVLALSQTAAKGRRGRHWVMLEGNFAASLVMRPEGGGPAEAALRSFVASLALREAFLAAGAADQAISLKWPNDVLLNGGKVAGILLESHGAGRGLSHLVIGIGVNLAAAPDPSDVEPRATPPVSLKADTGIEITPEPFLTLLASAFARIEAQFITYGFAPIRTEWLAHAARLGEAITARTAQDEITGVFDTVDETGNLVLETPKGRRAIPAAEIYF
- the nuoN gene encoding NADH-quinone oxidoreductase subunit NuoN, yielding MIGTDLSILIPEIVLAIYAMAGLLAAVYTRKDGLASMLTYVTALLFVAMAFYIGVSGGSGTRIAFDGMFIADGFARFAKCAILLAAAAVLLISHDYMAKSDLLRFEFPILVTLAVIGMMVMVSAGDLMALYMGLELQSLSLYVIAALRRDSVRSTEAGLKYFILGALSSGLLLYGASLIYGFAGTTLFSGIIETAMDGELPIGLLIGLVFLITGLAFKISAVPFHMWAPDVYEGSPTAVTALFATAPKVAAMALFARVMHDAFGNAVADWQQVLAALAVLSMFLGAIAAIGQTDIKRLMAYSSISHMGFALMGLAAGTEQGVTAMLVYMAIYVTMNVGSFAFILTMEKDGHPVTDISALKNFSAKEPLKALALLLLMFSLAGVPPLLGFFGKYAVLLAAVDAGLIWLAVAGVIASVIGAFYYLRIVYFMYFGEEVDGLDGKMGPLPWAGLMVSAAIMLLGVINLFGIDGLAEAAAATLVR
- a CDS encoding carboxymuconolactone decarboxylase family protein — protein: MSDSPPNPFEAMFAQTQEMAQDWVKAMNPAMAHFTPQGFDKIWPTIPSEVLEAFWGKQFNPDGLDAKTRLLLTLQGLTIQGAVAEPQIRLTVRHAVEAGASKQEIAETIGHAAVFAGVPAMNKAMEWAKSAIDEAEE
- the nuoL gene encoding NADH-quinone oxidoreductase subunit L, giving the protein METILLFAPLVGALICGFSWRLIGEQGACITATVFLFASCLLSWIVFLGFDGETVIHPLFAWIESGSLAVDWAIRIDRLTAIMLIVITTVSALVHLYSFGYMAHDDHFKEGESYRPRFFAYLSFFTFTMLMLVTADNLLQLFFGWEGVGVASYLLIGFYYRKPSAGAAAMKAFIVNRVGDFGFLLGIFALFWMADSISFDVILSKGPELAETTFGFLGYEVNAANTIGMLLFIGAMGKSAQLFLHTWLPDAMEGPTPVSALIHAATMVTAGVFLVCRMSPILEYAPFATNFIIILGAATAFFAATIGLVQNDIKRVIAYSTCSQLGYMFVAAGVGVYSVAMFHLLTHAFFKAMLFLGAGSVIHAMHHEQDMRNYGGLRKKIPYTFAAMLVGTLAITGVGIPLTHIGFAGFFSKDAVIESAFAFGDGLGAYAFWMLVIAAAFTSFYSWRLIFMTFFGTARGDKHTHDHAHESPWTMLAPLGVLALGATFSGFVWYNSFFGHTDHVAEFFGVSYAEAGHHGEEDAHGAAQDSHGAEDSHADASSEAPHDGEADAHAAEAAHGEDSGHGEEGEHHYVFTGAPGEGAIHMAPDNTVMNMAHEVPKWVKLSPFIAMIAGLVVAIQFYLVAPGLPGRWAEVMRPLYLFLLNKWYFDEIYDAVFVRPARWLGRFLWKRGDGDVIDGGINGLAMGIIPFFTRLAGRAQSGYIFHYAFAMVLGIVILITWASLSVGG